CGTTTTTTACGATACTGAGAGGCATGTTAACTGTCATAAGTGATCGTCAGAAAAAAAAGAAGCAGTCGTTTTAAGTTTTCGTCGTATGAGTAGAAAGATCTTCTAGGAAGCCCTCGAATTTGTTAACGCTCATCATGCGGTGTGTTTGAAATATGCCATTATAAAATAGTGCAAAGGTTGTCCATGGTGAAGGGGCATGTTGGGCATCATCCAATGTCTGTAGTTCAAAACTGTGAAAGGGGATACCCTTAGCCAACGTAACGGCTTCTAAGTCAGATATTAATCCGCTTGCGAAAGGACACTGGGCCGTGTAAAAAATATCAATGCCATGTTCTTTTACAGGAAGCGGTTTGTTGGTTTTAAATGTGGGTTGGACACCACGTTCATGAAATTTGTGTGCGTATAGCTGGAAGTAGGGGGCTGCTTTATCAACGACATTAAAGCCCATATGTTTCAAAAAGCGTGGGTCACTTAAGAAGGGAAATTTCTTCAATCCAGCTATATGGACGATACCATCCATTCCCTGAGACATGGCGTCTTGTTTGCACCTCTCCAACAAATGGTTGGCGTGGCCGTGCCCTTGGTAGCGGCCGGAAACCCATAGGCAATTAATGAACATATAATTAGGAGCGTGAATAGGTGCCCAGGCTGCTTCTGCCGGTAAATATTCAATAAAAACCTTGGCCCTGTCGTCCAGACGATAGAAAACGAGCCCTTCCTTCATACGGTCACTGAGCCATGCTTTTTTTGCGTCGATAGCAGCTGAATACTGCTTAGCACCAAGCGCACAGCAAATAT
The Salipaludibacillus sp. LMS25 DNA segment above includes these coding regions:
- a CDS encoding N-acetyltransferase codes for the protein MTFIHISETDLNDQHICCALGAKQYSAAIDAKKAWLSDRMKEGLVFYRLDDRAKVFIEYLPAEAAWAPIHAPNYMFINCLWVSGRYQGHGHANHLLERCKQDAMSQGMDGIVHIAGLKKFPFLSDPRFLKHMGFNVVDKAAPYFQLYAHKFHERGVQPTFKTNKPLPVKEHGIDIFYTAQCPFASGLISDLEAVTLAKGIPFHSFELQTLDDAQHAPSPWTTFALFYNGIFQTHRMMSVNKFEGFLEDLSTHTTKT